The segment GGTTTTAACTATACTTGTGGTATTGCATTTCCAATGGCATTAATTGGCATTTATTATTGAAATAATGGTGGCGTTGGTTTACATATGCTATGAGTTATTTTATTATGTGCTTTAATTGCTGCGGGAACTGCACTTGCTTTTACTAAATGTAGTCGTGTTTATCATGACACTAATGGTGGCGCTTATGTTTATGTTCGTGGTGTTTTTGGTCGTTTTTGAGGTTGAATAATTGGTTTTATTCAATATATTACTTTACCTTCAACAATTATTGTAACTATTATTTCTATGTTTCGAGTGAATTTAGATCAATTATCAATTTTTGATTGAGCTCCTGAACGATGATCAAGTTTAATTATTAATAGTATTGGTATTTTTATTTATGCTGCTGCTAGTTGCATGTATTTTGGAATGAAGGGATTTCGTTGATTTGTTAATATTTCTGGTATTATTAAATGAGGTTCTGCTTTGTTTTTAATTGTTTGTGCTATTATTTTGGTAGTAACTAATAAAGGTTTAGCATTTTCAGAAGCGGCTGAAGGAACAAAAAACATTAATTTAACTTTACCAAAAATTAATAATGCATTTAGTGGATTCTTCTATTTTTTTATTGGTTTTGAAACTTTTATTGTTGTTGGAAAAAATGTTAAAAATCCAACTAAAAACTTTGGTAAAGGTATTTTAATAGTTTTATTATTATCAATTATTTTTTATTTAGCTGTATCAGTATTAATATTTGGTGCCATTACTATTGACGGTACAAATGGCCAAAATGGTTGATCTGGAGCTACTAATGAATATAATCCAAATAATGTTATATCAGGAATTGCTGGTATTACTGGTATGATTGTACTAGTTGTTTTTACTTTATCATTGAAATTAAATGGTGCTATGCAAAATTCTTTATATTCTGGTGGTATGATTCAACCATTAGCCAAAGAAGGATATATTACTGAAAAATTAGCCAAATTAAATAAAGAAAATATTGCAATGCGTGCTAATACAGCTAATTTAATTATTACTATTATTGCTTGTATTATTATGTTAATAATCCCAGATTTAATTGGTGCACCTTTTGATTTTAATACAGTACTAGGATTTTCTACTAACATTACTATTGCTGTATATATTTTTGTATTAGCTGCCACATGTGTTATGGGTTATCGTAAACAAATTAAAATTAAAATTTGAGAATGAATTATTTTTGTTGCTTGTGGTTTATTTTTGCTTAGTCAGTTTGTTGTTTTTAATTATGGTATGGTTAATGACATGATTAATAAAAGAGGCGAAGTATTAATAGCTGTTATTATTGAGTTCTTAATGTTTTGAATGTTTATTGCAATTGCTGTTATTTGATATTTTATTTATTATCAACCAAAATTAAAAATACGCTTAGCATCAAATTTAGATTATCAAAATCAATTAGATCAAGAATTCATACCAATGACTGAAGAAGAAGCAATAAAATATTTACTTAATGAACCCGAAACAGAATTAGAACGAATTAAAATTCATGAAAATGAAGCCAGATCAGTTACAACTTAA is part of the Spiroplasma endosymbiont of Lasioglossum villosulum genome and harbors:
- a CDS encoding APC family permease, with product MFNLKKLKFWSKSSRVNNEKISLNELIWIGFNYTCGIAFPMALIGIYYWNNGGVGLHMLWVILLCALIAAGTALAFTKCSRVYHDTNGGAYVYVRGVFGRFWGWIIGFIQYITLPSTIIVTIISMFRVNLDQLSIFDWAPERWSSLIINSIGIFIYAAASCMYFGMKGFRWFVNISGIIKWGSALFLIVCAIILVVTNKGLAFSEAAEGTKNINLTLPKINNAFSGFFYFFIGFETFIVVGKNVKNPTKNFGKGILIVLLLSIIFYLAVSVLIFGAITIDGTNGQNGWSGATNEYNPNNVISGIAGITGMIVLVVFTLSLKLNGAMQNSLYSGGMIQPLAKEGYITEKLAKLNKENIAMRANTANLIITIIACIIMLIIPDLIGAPFDFNTVLGFSTNITIAVYIFVLAATCVMGYRKQIKIKIWEWIIFVACGLFLLSQFVVFNYGMVNDMINKRGEVLIAVIIEFLMFWMFIAIAVIWYFIYYQPKLKIRLASNLDYQNQLDQEFIPMTEEEAIKYLLNEPETELERIKIHENEARSVTT